The genomic stretch TACATATTTACCGGGTGACCCCGATATGGACCCCTCCATTACTCCACCCACGCCCGAAGCCGGACGCTACCTCTACCAGCCGACCGGCCGCTTTGGCAAACTCTGGCGCAGCCAGCCAAACCTGCGCGAGAGATTGGGCTGGGCTGTGAAAGAGAGCGGCCAGGAAAGTGATAGCCTTATCAAAACCTTCTCTGGCGCTCTGCAAGATTTCGCTGGCGGGCTCATATACTGGAACGGTGCGGTTTCTTTCGTTCTGCGCACGGATGATATGACATGGGACCTGTACTGACCCCTCCCTCCCAGCCTAGCACATCCCATAAACTCCAGCGCTGGGCATTTCTTCCCTTGGGGTGTGCGCTGGGCCTTTACATGAGCAGAACCATAGTCGAGATGCAACCCACCTCGTTACCATTCCCCACAGCCCTACTCGTCCTGTTGGCTTATAGTATCCCAAGCGTATTCGGCGTAGCGATCGCCCAACGGATTGGAGTGGAATGCGTGCCTCTTGCACTCCTCGCCGTATACGTGTTCTGGCCTCAGGTAGATCTAACGCTCTCCACAGTGATTGCGTTCGCATCTCTATGCGCCTGTGTTACCGCCACTCTACGTCACCTTCCAGATTGGCTTCCTGATAGCCTCGTTGGAGTGGCCGCGTGTGCATTATACCTGCACACCTCGGCCCCGGGCATGCTCCCAGCCGATGCAGGTGAATTCCAATTGGCTTCGGCGGTGCTGGGAATCGCCCATCCACCTGGCTACCCGCTCTACACCCTGCTCGGCAAATTAGCCACATTCTTGCCCGTCGGCAATGCGGCCTACCGCGTAAACCTTCTCTCTGCCTTCATCGGCGCGCTAACACTGGTCATGGTCTGCCGAACTGTGCGTCGCGCCACTGGCGATAAGGAGGCAGGCATTGTGGCTGCTGCCAGTCTTGGGGTGGCCGCCACATTCTGGGCTCAGAGCACCACAGCCAACGTTCGCAGCCTGACCGCGCTCCTCACCGCGTTACCAGTATATTTCTTAATCTCCTATCTTCGAGAGCGCTCACCACGATATATCATTGGTTTCGCTGTCACTCTGAGCCTGGGGCTAACCCATCACGGCTCGCTTTCTCTGTTCATTCCGGTCTATATTGCTTACCTGTTTTTGGTCGATCGGGAGTTGTTGATCTCCCCTCAAAGGTGGGTCCAGCCTCTGTGTGCCTTTCTTCTACCTCTGACCGTGCTTCTGTATCTGCCACTACGTAGCCTGATGAACCCGCCCTTCGACCCTGCGCCCATTCGCTCTGTGGGAGATTTTCTGAACCATGTGCTAGCCCTGGGTTTCCGGGGTGATCTTTTCTACTTCCGAACCATCGAAGATCTGGCCCTCCGCATTGGCGTTCTGAAGAACATCTTAGCCCTGGAATTTAGCTGGGTACTGATGAGTGCAGCCATTCTGGGCATGGTCGTTACTTTGGTAAAACACCGTGATTTAGGCATCCTATTTCTCGGCATTTGGACTATCAATGCCCTCGCCGCTTTGACCTACCGTGCACCACAGACCGTTGAGTACCTGATACCTGGCTATGTGGCATTGGCTTGTCTCATTGGCCTAGCCGCGGCATATCTCCATGTGGCTACTCGCAACAAACTTTTTGCTGCGCTCGTTACCTCAATCTTGCTATTGGCTGCGTTCCTCAATTTCGCCAACAATTACCCAAGCTACCTTGCTCTGTCTCATGATACCTCGACGCGAGACTCCGCCAAGAACTGCTTGAGTAACGCGCCACCCAACGCTCAGATATTGGCCAATTGGCACTGGGTCACACCGCTGTGGTACCTGCAATTGGTCGACGGGATGCGGCCCGACGTAACGGTGCGCTACGTCTATCCTGAAGGGGCAACGCCCATCGCCGAGACCTGGCAACAGCGCATTGTTGAAAGCGTGGCCATTGCACCGACCATCATCACCAACTACTACCCCAACTTCGTGGAACTGCCCTACCGCATTGAGCCATTTGACAACGCGTTTTACGTGCGAACCCTGCCGAGTTTCGATTTGCTTCCAGGGATAAGCCTGGTAGATGCAACTCTCGGTGGTGTTATCCAGATCCTGGGTTTCCGCCTGGATCACCCGGCTGTCCTTCCTGGCGGTCGGCTGACTATCCATATCTATTGGCGGCCCCTGACAAAACTAAACCGCGACTACTCATTTTTCGTGCACTTGGTTGACCAGAATGGCATACCGTTCGGTCAAGGTGACGTAACGCATCTTGCAGCCCGGTACACCGTGGGCGAGATAATTGCGGATGAGTACACCATCTCCACTTTGACAACCACTATGCCAGGAGTCTATCGCCTTATTGCTGGCAGCTACATCACACTACCCGAAGGCGGGTGGCAACGCCTGACCACGAACACGGGCAGCGATAACGTCTGGTTAGCAGATGTACAAGTGACACCCCAAACACAGCCCCCAGTGACGCTACACCCATTGCGTGTACCTTTCACGAGCGGCGTGCGGCTGGTGGGCGCCGATTACGATGATAGTATCCCCGGGCAGCGTCGTCTTTATCTACACTGGCAGACCACTACCGAATCCCCACCCGCGACGCGGGTGATGATTTACGCTGGGGACGCGTTATATGATCAAACGGCACTACCAACGTCAGGCCCGCCCCACTACTTCACAACTGCCCATGACTTACCTGAGAATGCCGCGCAATTAAGCGTGGAACTACGAGGACCGACCGACAGACCACTCGCGGTGCTCGGGCCATGGAACATGCCTCGAGGTCAGCGGATAACCCTGCCCCTGCCCAAATCACGGAATCGCTATGTGCCCTTGGGTGGCGAGATGGTGTTGGTAGGCGCAGACTACGTGGAAAGCGCCCATCGGGACAAGGATTGCCGAGTAACACTTCGCTTTCGCAGCCTTGCCCCACTCACGCATGACTATGTAGTTGCGCCAAGTCTGACCGGGCCTTCGGATGCCTGGCGAGCGGGAGACGACAGTGTGCCTGCCCTGGGAGGTATCCCGACCCTGAAGTGGCTGCGTGGCTGGGACGTAGAAGATGTGCACCGCATCCCTGTGCCAGGAAGTGCGACTACTGGCCAGGCCACTCTGTATCTGACAGTGTACGATGCCTTTACATTGAAATCGTTAGCAGTACTGGATGAAAGATTGGCCCGGATAGGCCAGGGGACGATATTGGCATTAGGTAAGATCGAAGTTGAATGAAGGGCTATGGCACAGCCTCAATGGTCACACCACCAACTCGGACCGAGCCGATCGCAGTCAGGGTAGCGGCGTCATAGAGGACGATCTCCAATTGATAATCATGGCCCAGCGATAGACCTGCCGGCAACGCCAAGAATACCCGATCCGTCACCAGTTCGCCGGGCCGCCACAGACTCGTGGGATAAAAGCCATAACGAGGTTGTTTGTCTTCAGCAACCAAGCGTTCGCCCTCAGGCGACAACAGTCGCACCGAATACTTGTAATTCTCGCCTACGGGAGTGATGGCTCCCCATTTCAGTGTGATCACTAACCCCTCAGGGGACATCTGTCTTGCGGTTACACCATACAGTGCAATGCGCTCACCGTACATCGCTATCGGTGGGCCTGCCCCGACTGCGGAGACCCAGCCATCCACGTAAACAGGATGAAGATACGTCGTGCCTAGTGTCTCCCCCGCCTCGTTCACGGGCTGTATCTCATTCTGACCGTCCCACACTCGGAGAGCCAACAAATATAGCCCGCGTACGGTCTCTTGTGGGACAGGCAGAACGTGGGTGGTCTCCTGACCAGTGATCACCTCCGAAGAGGAGGCCACCGCATCAGGAATGCCCAATAAGTGCTCGGCCGGTGTAACGAGGCGCACCTCGGCGATCAGGTCATCCTGTGTCCCACCGTCCCAGTGAAGCGTGAGAGAAAACGACTCGCCTGCCTGCGCCATTTTGGTTGAGAGATCGTATCCGCGCAAGCGGATGGCACTGCCAAAGCGTAGACCATCGGGGTTGTGGTGTAGATACGGTTGACGGTAGAAATCCCAGGTGAGATCCAGCAGAGTGTTCCCCTGTGTGCGTACGGTAGTCGTGCTTACCAAAGGGACGAGGACGAGCAAACCAACCAGTCCGGTCAAACCGCGGATCAAAGTCCAGCGGTTTAGGACAAGGCTCCGGACGAGAAACAGCAACGTAACAATCAAGCAGAGCAACGTGCTACCCTCGGCGATGGTGCGGAGTGGTGTGCGTTCAAATCGCAGAACGACTTCGTGACTGCCGGCTGGGACTCCCAGGCTGATATAGCCAGAACTTGGCACCGGGCTGATTTCCGCGGGTTCTCCATCCAAGGTAGCCGTCCAGCCCGGAAAGTAGTGAGTGTAAAAGGCAATTGTCGCACCCTCCGCACCTGCAGCCACTCGCCAACGCTCAAGAGTGGGCGAAACCTCTGCTGGTTCTACAGCGTCCAGTGACCCCGCCAGGACCAGCGGAGTGGATTTAAGTCCCTGGTTCAGCAGCACTGCGGAGGTATAGGGCCGTGGATCCACCCATGTTGGCAAGTAGTCACGGCGGATGGTGGTACCAATGTTGGCGGTGAAATACTCGTACCAGGCCAGACGTTCAGGCGTTACATCGGCTTCGGTGATGAGCAAGCGCTCAGGACGCAATCCGATCAGACTCGCTAATACAAGCAGCAGCGCCAGTACGCAGGCTACCGATCCTGATCGTGGCAACGTCCGCATGCCGGCAGCGATCAGGAGTGCAGCAAAACATGCCTGCACGGACAGAAATCGCCAGGGGAATTGCACCAATGGCAAAAGTGGGATGTTCTGCCAGAATGGCCGCGAGAGGGGTGTGATCATCCATGTGGACACAATACATGTGATTAGGCACAGCGTCTCGCGGCTATCCCGATGACGCGACCGGAGCCAAGCCGCTGTCACGGCCAACCCACCGAACAAGGTAGCCAGCGCCTGCATTAGCCCCAGGACAAATGGTGTGTGCTCACCGTCAATCCGGTAGTCAAATAGCAGGCTCCCCTGCACCAGGTTAAGGCTGCGAAAATGTCCCTCATAGTGAAAGTACCCGGTGGTCATATCTTCCAAATGCACTATGCCCCGTTCAAGCAATGCTGGCAACCAGAACCAGGCACTTAGGCCCAAGCCCAGCACTGCACCTACCACCATAGCCGCGAGCACCCGGGCTCGGTTTTTGGGTGCACTCAAGATAAGGTACAATCCCCAAAGTATGGCAAAGGGTGAGAATATCAACGCGGAAATGTTGTGGCTCAGCACTAGCCCGGCATAGCTGAGCGCCAAACCGCCAACCGCCCCTGCAGAGGGCCTTTCCTGGCAACACAGGAGCGTGTAGAGGATCAGCGGATAAAAGACAAAGGCATAGAATTCAGAAAGGGAATCCCCGCGAACATAGACGTTCACCAAGTGAAAGGGCGCGTATGTGTAAGCGAGAGCGGCGAGGGCAGCCAAGATCTGATGGGTCCACAGCTGCCTTGCCAATATGTACATTGCCAGCGCTGCGCCGAGGAAGCCGACTGCCTGTGTTGCCTGGATAGCGGGAATATAGCCCCATCCGAACAACTTGAGCACCGCGGCCAGGTAATATGGGAGGGAGGCATAATAGTGGAAAAATGGATAGCCCAGGCCATACGCAGCCTGGGGCATCCAACGAGCGGGGATAATGCCCCGACTCAAGTTCTCTACCAGTTGTTGAGTTCGTACCAACAAGAAGGGACTATCACCCCCAGCCCG from Chloroflexota bacterium encodes the following:
- a CDS encoding DUF2723 domain-containing protein, which codes for MSRTIVEMQPTSLPFPTALLVLLAYSIPSVFGVAIAQRIGVECVPLALLAVYVFWPQVDLTLSTVIAFASLCACVTATLRHLPDWLPDSLVGVAACALYLHTSAPGMLPADAGEFQLASAVLGIAHPPGYPLYTLLGKLATFLPVGNAAYRVNLLSAFIGALTLVMVCRTVRRATGDKEAGIVAAASLGVAATFWAQSTTANVRSLTALLTALPVYFLISYLRERSPRYIIGFAVTLSLGLTHHGSLSLFIPVYIAYLFLVDRELLISPQRWVQPLCAFLLPLTVLLYLPLRSLMNPPFDPAPIRSVGDFLNHVLALGFRGDLFYFRTIEDLALRIGVLKNILALEFSWVLMSAAILGMVVTLVKHRDLGILFLGIWTINALAALTYRAPQTVEYLIPGYVALACLIGLAAAYLHVATRNKLFAALVTSILLLAAFLNFANNYPSYLALSHDTSTRDSAKNCLSNAPPNAQILANWHWVTPLWYLQLVDGMRPDVTVRYVYPEGATPIAETWQQRIVESVAIAPTIITNYYPNFVELPYRIEPFDNAFYVRTLPSFDLLPGISLVDATLGGVIQILGFRLDHPAVLPGGRLTIHIYWRPLTKLNRDYSFFVHLVDQNGIPFGQGDVTHLAARYTVGEIIADEYTISTLTTTMPGVYRLIAGSYITLPEGGWQRLTTNTGSDNVWLADVQVTPQTQPPVTLHPLRVPFTSGVRLVGADYDDSIPGQRRLYLHWQTTTESPPATRVMIYAGDALYDQTALPTSGPPHYFTTAHDLPENAAQLSVELRGPTDRPLAVLGPWNMPRGQRITLPLPKSRNRYVPLGGEMVLVGADYVESAHRDKDCRVTLRFRSLAPLTHDYVVAPSLTGPSDAWRAGDDSVPALGGIPTLKWLRGWDVEDVHRIPVPGSATTGQATLYLTVYDAFTLKSLAVLDERLARIGQGTILALGKIEVE